One region of Lactobacillus johnsonii genomic DNA includes:
- the glmM gene encoding phosphoglucosamine mutase, translating to MLKYFGTDGVRGVANAGLTPEMAFKLGRDGGYVLTKDKKDGERAKVLVSRDTRISGQMLEYALISGLLSVGIEVLEVGVITTPGLSYLVRAQGADAGVQISASHNPVEDNGIKFFGSDGLKLSDAKEEEIEKLIDAPEDKLPRPSAEGLGTVTNYHEGASKYLQFIENTLPEELSGIKVVVDGANGAASALISRLFADMGVDFTTIATHPDGLNINDHVGATHTKKLQEEVVKQGAQLGLAFDGDADRCIAVDENGNEVDGDHIMYVIGSYLADHGRLKKDTIVTTVMSNLGFTKALERRGLKNIRTQVGDRYVSEEMRANGYNLGGEQSGHVIISDYHNTGDGMLTGLHLLYVMKDTGKSLSELLSDFKEYPQRLINVPVENKKDWKEHKRITEAIEKVEKELSGEGRIFVRPSGTQSLLRVMTEAPTQELADKYCEEVAKVVEEEMGSN from the coding sequence ATGCTTAAATATTTTGGAACAGATGGTGTACGGGGGGTTGCTAATGCTGGCTTAACTCCAGAGATGGCTTTTAAATTAGGTCGTGATGGAGGATACGTTCTTACTAAGGATAAAAAAGATGGAGAAAGAGCTAAGGTATTAGTTTCTCGTGATACACGTATTTCTGGACAAATGTTAGAGTACGCATTGATTTCTGGTCTACTTTCCGTCGGAATTGAAGTTTTAGAAGTTGGTGTAATTACTACTCCTGGTCTTTCTTACTTAGTACGTGCACAAGGGGCAGATGCTGGTGTTCAAATTTCAGCTTCACATAATCCGGTTGAAGATAATGGAATTAAATTCTTTGGTAGTGATGGTTTGAAATTATCTGATGCTAAAGAAGAAGAAATTGAAAAATTGATTGATGCACCTGAGGATAAGCTTCCACGTCCTTCTGCAGAAGGTTTAGGAACTGTAACAAATTACCATGAAGGAGCTTCTAAGTACTTACAATTTATTGAAAATACTTTACCAGAAGAATTAAGTGGAATTAAAGTTGTTGTAGATGGCGCTAATGGAGCTGCTAGTGCTTTGATTTCAAGATTATTTGCTGATATGGGGGTTGACTTTACTACCATTGCAACTCATCCAGACGGTTTAAACATTAATGATCATGTGGGTGCAACTCATACTAAGAAATTACAAGAAGAAGTTGTAAAACAAGGTGCTCAATTAGGTTTAGCATTTGATGGGGATGCTGATCGTTGTATTGCTGTCGATGAAAATGGGAACGAAGTTGACGGTGATCACATTATGTACGTTATTGGCTCATATCTTGCTGATCATGGTCGCTTAAAGAAAGATACAATTGTTACAACTGTAATGAGTAACCTTGGTTTTACAAAGGCTTTGGAAAGACGTGGTCTTAAAAATATAAGAACACAAGTTGGTGACCGTTATGTTTCAGAAGAAATGAGAGCTAATGGTTATAATCTTGGTGGAGAACAATCAGGTCACGTTATTATCAGCGACTACCACAACACAGGTGATGGGATGCTTACGGGATTACATTTATTATATGTAATGAAGGATACCGGTAAATCCCTCAGTGAATTATTGAGTGACTTTAAAGAATACCCACAACGTTTAATTAATGTTCCTGTTGAAAATAAAAAAGACTGGAAAGAACATAAACGCATTACTGAAGCCATTGAAAAGGTTGAAAAAGAATTAAGTGGTGAAGGACGTATTTTTGTTCGTCCATCTGGAACTCAAAGTTTGCTTCGTGTAATGACTGAAGCTCCAACACAAGAATTAGCTGACAAGTACTGTGAAGAAGTTGCTAAGGTTGTTGAAGAAGAAATGGGTTCAAACTAA
- a CDS encoding DUF4097 family beta strand repeat-containing protein yields the protein MIDEKLKEFFNKFPHIKENKPLQNTLSKKIKNLIKKEIQHGASQFEAEQKALLNLTDLDTMLSQLKSLEENDYVKYNDFFAKIFDSKLVNELKIKLNQIDEIHLNYRLGDILVLPTNSSQLIVHDFMSRDIKNLHSTVEKVGNVLKITQGPRKLVGIFKNKTLLFLPKEFTGFLTIRSQSGDVYINKISNYCMVDVTAVSGDFLLAHSTLKRVQADLKSGDIVISNTSANVFHVNGHSGMLDSNDVNAKEEISYHTISGNMELENINTKNFFVDTKSGKIAVNGLTSENIDLVTDTGLMLLNNLTGSGNIKSDVGKINLSLAEKSKFNLSIQSKVGNISVNVPPAIFFKFKINTKKIGPTDFPLDAIIYGNDDYDKIEGYVGKEDSTNLIDISSKVGKVSIKNQN from the coding sequence ATGATTGATGAAAAACTAAAAGAATTTTTCAATAAATTTCCTCATATTAAAGAAAATAAGCCTTTACAAAATACTTTAAGTAAAAAAATTAAAAACTTAATAAAAAAAGAAATTCAGCATGGTGCCAGTCAATTTGAAGCAGAACAAAAAGCACTTTTAAATTTAACGGATCTTGATACCATGCTTTCTCAACTAAAATCTTTAGAAGAAAATGACTATGTAAAATATAATGATTTTTTCGCCAAAATTTTCGATTCAAAACTAGTCAATGAACTAAAGATAAAATTAAATCAAATTGATGAAATTCATCTTAACTATCGCTTGGGTGATATTTTAGTTTTACCAACCAATTCTTCCCAACTAATCGTACATGACTTTATGTCTCGCGATATTAAAAACCTACACTCAACAGTTGAAAAAGTTGGAAATGTTTTAAAAATTACCCAAGGCCCTCGCAAACTAGTTGGTATTTTTAAAAATAAAACTTTGCTATTTTTACCTAAAGAGTTCACTGGTTTTCTAACTATTCGCAGTCAAAGTGGGGATGTCTATATTAATAAGATTTCTAATTATTGTATGGTAGATGTAACTGCGGTTTCAGGAGATTTTCTATTAGCTCACTCTACTCTTAAACGAGTACAAGCAGACTTAAAATCCGGAGACATTGTCATTTCTAATACTTCCGCTAATGTCTTTCATGTTAATGGTCACTCAGGAATGCTGGACAGTAATGATGTGAATGCAAAAGAAGAAATATCTTATCACACAATCAGTGGAAATATGGAATTAGAAAATATTAATACTAAAAACTTTTTTGTGGATACTAAAAGTGGCAAGATCGCTGTAAATGGGCTTACAAGTGAGAATATAGATTTAGTAACCGATACCGGATTAATGCTTCTAAATAATCTTACTGGAAGTGGTAATATTAAATCTGATGTGGGGAAAATTAACTTATCACTGGCTGAAAAGTCTAAATTTAATTTATCAATTCAAAGTAAAGTTGGTAATATATCGGTTAATGTCCCACCGGCAATATTTTTCAAATTCAAAATTAATACCAAAAAAATTGGTCCAACTGATTTTCCTCTTGATGCCATTATTTACGGAAACGATGATTACGATAAAATTGAAGGCTATGTTGGTAAGGAAGATTCAACTAATTTAATTGATATTTCAAGCAAAGTAGGAAAAGTTTCGATTAAAAATCAAAATTAA
- a CDS encoding YebC/PmpR family DNA-binding transcriptional regulator has translation MSGHSKWHNIQGRKNAQDAKRGKVFQKLSREIYMAAKSGGPDPSGNPTLRMVMDKARAANMPKTNIERAIKKAEGNSDEHYDEITYEGYAPGGVAVLVEALTDNKNRTASDVRVAFTRNGGSLGATGSVAYMFDRKGYLVIDRSTTDADEDQVLLDVMDAGGDDLETSDDAFEIYTDPKQFTAVRDALEKAGYKLANAELTMIPQNTTPVPADKKEQFAHLIDALEDNDDVSNVYTAAADDDE, from the coding sequence ATGTCAGGACATTCAAAATGGCACAATATTCAAGGCCGCAAGAATGCGCAAGACGCTAAGAGAGGTAAAGTTTTCCAAAAATTATCTCGTGAAATTTATATGGCTGCAAAGAGTGGTGGTCCTGACCCTTCAGGAAATCCTACTTTACGTATGGTTATGGATAAAGCACGTGCAGCTAACATGCCTAAGACTAACATTGAACGTGCTATTAAAAAGGCTGAAGGTAATTCAGATGAACATTATGATGAAATTACCTACGAAGGTTATGCACCAGGTGGTGTTGCAGTTTTAGTTGAAGCTTTAACTGATAACAAGAACCGTACTGCTTCTGATGTTCGTGTTGCCTTTACTCGTAATGGTGGTTCTCTTGGTGCAACTGGTTCTGTTGCTTACATGTTTGACCGTAAGGGTTACCTTGTAATTGATCGTTCAACTACTGACGCTGATGAAGATCAAGTTTTGCTTGATGTTATGGATGCTGGTGGAGACGACTTGGAAACTAGTGATGATGCATTTGAAATCTACACTGATCCTAAGCAATTTACTGCTGTACGTGATGCATTGGAAAAAGCTGGCTATAAGTTAGCTAATGCAGAATTAACTATGATTCCACAAAACACCACTCCAGTTCCAGCAGATAAGAAAGAGCAATTTGCTCATTTAATTGATGCATTAGAAGATAACGATGACGTTTCTAATGTATATACTGCTGCTGCAGATGATGATGAATAA
- a CDS encoding Cof-type HAD-IIB family hydrolase, with amino-acid sequence MNIKLIAVDLDGTLLNDKQEISVKTKQALQKASKMGIKIVPCSGRPFPGIKDYLNELDLKDSTQYVVAFNGALVLNSQGKAIVEELLSYNDFIFFEKIADKLQANFHIEVRDKFITLDHFINYYLSRESWLTRMPIEVSELKDISEDIKFTKAMFSGSPAEMKNIYGNLSEEVFERYNVSTSDETLIEINSKHASKGNALKELAKKLNLKEDEVMIFGDQTNDISMFDVSGFYKVAMGNAVSEIKKRANFITKTNNEDGIAYALRRLVFNE; translated from the coding sequence ATGAATATAAAATTAATTGCTGTAGATCTTGATGGAACATTATTAAATGATAAACAAGAAATAAGTGTTAAAACCAAGCAAGCACTTCAAAAGGCATCAAAGATGGGAATAAAAATAGTTCCTTGCTCAGGTAGACCATTTCCAGGTATTAAGGACTATCTTAATGAATTGGACTTAAAGGATTCTACTCAGTATGTTGTTGCATTTAATGGAGCTTTAGTGTTAAATTCTCAAGGAAAAGCAATCGTTGAAGAACTGTTAAGCTATAATGATTTTATCTTTTTTGAAAAGATTGCTGATAAATTACAAGCAAATTTTCATATTGAAGTAAGAGATAAGTTTATTACATTAGATCATTTTATTAACTATTATCTATCACGTGAAAGTTGGTTAACAAGAATGCCAATAGAGGTTTCTGAACTAAAAGATATTTCGGAAGATATTAAATTTACTAAGGCAATGTTTTCAGGATCTCCAGCTGAAATGAAGAATATTTATGGGAATTTATCAGAGGAAGTATTTGAAAGATATAATGTCTCAACTTCAGATGAAACTTTGATTGAGATTAATTCTAAGCATGCATCTAAAGGAAATGCGTTAAAAGAGTTAGCTAAAAAACTAAATTTAAAAGAAGATGAAGTAATGATTTTCGGTGATCAAACTAATGATATTTCTATGTTTGATGTATCGGGATTCTATAAAGTAGCTATGGGAAATGCGGTTTCTGAGATAAAAAAGCGTGCTAATTTTATAACTAAAACAAATAATGAAGACGGAATAGCGTATGCATTAAGAAGGCTGGTTTTTAATGAATAG
- a CDS encoding CdaR family protein, translating to MKKFFDKPWFYRIIALILAILLAVYVASNQQGYVTQGRREETLKTATKTQVIKVPLQVSVNTDNYYVTGYPEKVNLTLEGSNALVTSTINTQNFRVYIDLSHLKTGEHTVPIKVNGLSSQLTYNISPSKVRVNIQKRKSRTLPVQIEYNKSAVAHGYNLGTAKSDPEVVNITGAKSEVNQVDRVVARANLPKGIDSTFEREEMLVALDKDGHQLNVVMDPVTAYITIPISLSKKKVKINVTSKNESSTHVYSLTAKKENIEIYGDENTLKKITSLPLKVDLSGINHDITKNVALKLPDGVVKASPSVIPVHIKVTDTTAKKE from the coding sequence ATGAAAAAGTTTTTTGATAAACCTTGGTTCTATCGAATTATTGCTTTGATTTTGGCTATTTTATTAGCTGTTTATGTAGCATCTAATCAGCAAGGTTATGTTACTCAAGGCCGACGTGAAGAAACCTTAAAAACTGCAACTAAAACCCAGGTAATTAAGGTACCCTTACAAGTTTCAGTTAATACGGATAACTACTATGTAACGGGATATCCTGAAAAAGTAAATTTAACTTTAGAGGGATCGAATGCTTTAGTTACATCTACTATTAATACTCAAAACTTCCGTGTCTACATTGATTTAAGCCATTTAAAAACAGGAGAGCATACTGTACCAATTAAGGTAAATGGTTTAAGTAGTCAATTAACTTATAATATTAGCCCAAGTAAAGTACGCGTAAATATTCAAAAGAGAAAATCTCGTACTCTTCCTGTACAAATAGAGTATAATAAGAGTGCTGTAGCTCATGGATATAATCTTGGAACTGCTAAAAGTGATCCAGAAGTAGTTAATATTACTGGAGCTAAAAGCGAAGTTAACCAAGTTGACCGAGTAGTAGCTCGGGCAAATTTACCAAAGGGAATAGACAGCACATTTGAACGTGAAGAAATGCTGGTAGCGCTTGATAAAGATGGACATCAGCTTAACGTCGTTATGGATCCAGTAACGGCATATATTACTATCCCAATTAGCTTATCTAAGAAGAAGGTTAAAATAAATGTAACTTCGAAGAATGAATCTTCGACTCATGTTTATTCTTTAACTGCAAAGAAAGAAAATATTGAGATATATGGTGATGAAAATACGCTCAAGAAAATAACGTCTCTTCCTTTAAAGGTTGATTTAAGCGGTATTAACCATGACATTACGAAAAATGTCGCACTTAAATTGCCAGATGGCGTTGTTAAGGCATCACCATCAGTGATACCAGTTCATATAAAAGTAACTGATACTACTGCTAAAAAAGAATAA
- a CDS encoding fluoride efflux transporter FluC — protein MNRRLKNYLSVGIFAFFGGGLRAYLNLIWSQTGTLTANIIGCFLLAFFTYFFVEYREGRDWLVTGLSTGFVGSFTTFSSFNLDTLKQLESGMNSQATIYFFSSIFIGFLFAYLGMLVGKRTGRKLAEKA, from the coding sequence ATGAATAGACGATTGAAAAATTATTTAAGTGTAGGGATTTTTGCTTTTTTTGGAGGTGGACTGCGAGCCTATTTAAATTTAATCTGGTCACAGACTGGAACTTTGACTGCTAATATTATTGGCTGCTTTTTATTAGCATTTTTTACTTATTTTTTTGTTGAATACCGAGAAGGAAGAGATTGGCTAGTTACTGGATTAAGTACAGGATTTGTTGGTTCCTTTACTACTTTTTCAAGTTTTAATTTAGATACGCTTAAGCAATTAGAAAGTGGGATGAATAGTCAAGCAACTATTTATTTCTTTAGTTCGATCTTTATTGGTTTTTTATTTGCTTATTTGGGAATGTTAGTAGGTAAAAGAACAGGTAGAAAGTTGGCAGAAAAAGCATGA
- the crcB gene encoding fluoride efflux transporter CrcB has translation MITVLTAGFGAIWGAILRYGITNYGKKHWSEKFPYATLLINLTGAFLLGFIFSRKFSPFIYALIGTGVLGGYTTFSTLNVELLSHWRDRNYSVFTLYALLSYGGGLILVFLGYKVGTLI, from the coding sequence ATGATAACAGTTTTAACAGCCGGATTCGGAGCTATTTGGGGAGCAATTTTAAGATATGGCATTACTAACTATGGTAAAAAACATTGGTCTGAGAAATTTCCGTACGCAACGCTATTAATAAATCTTACAGGAGCATTTTTATTGGGATTTATTTTTTCTCGTAAATTCTCACCCTTTATCTATGCTTTGATTGGAACAGGAGTATTAGGCGGTTATACAACATTTTCAACGTTAAACGTTGAATTGCTGTCTCATTGGCGAGATCGTAATTACAGTGTATTCACCCTATATGCATTGCTATCATATGGTGGTGGCTTAATTTTAGTATTTTTAGGATATAAAGTAGGTACTTTGATTTAG
- the coaBC gene encoding bifunctional phosphopantothenoylcysteine decarboxylase/phosphopantothenate--cysteine ligase CoaBC: MKATIYITGSIAAYKAISVVRDFQKEGHEVRVAMTEEAVHLIGTQTLAALTKHPVLTDLWKENRADKIQHIELADWTDIAVVVPATANFIAKIANGIADDAASTTFLATAAPKYVIPAMNSHMWSNPAFQRNLQQLKQDGIFVMDPDTGRLAEGYNGKGRMPEPAAIMNWINSSLQVNDELAGKKVVITAGGTISPLDPVRYLGNRSSGKMGLALANAALRAGAEVVLIVGHVSVPIPESSKMMVIHVETTEEMLAAVKKAFSTADALIMAAAVADYEPVNYIDHKIKKQDQGDKLKIYLKETPDILKTMGSLKQEQQVVVGFAAETNDLLENATKKLKNKNADMIVANNVSQGVFGSDRDKVTVLRKDKANENIAETTKVEIAKKIITLVAEELESRKVIK, from the coding sequence ATGAAAGCTACAATATATATCACGGGTAGTATTGCTGCATATAAGGCAATTAGTGTTGTACGTGATTTTCAAAAAGAAGGACATGAAGTAAGGGTAGCGATGACCGAAGAGGCAGTTCATTTGATTGGAACACAAACTTTAGCTGCCTTAACGAAGCATCCAGTATTAACTGATCTCTGGAAGGAGAATAGAGCTGATAAAATTCAGCATATTGAATTGGCCGACTGGACTGATATTGCGGTTGTAGTTCCGGCAACAGCTAACTTTATTGCAAAAATAGCCAATGGGATAGCAGATGATGCTGCAAGTACAACGTTTTTAGCAACTGCTGCACCTAAATATGTTATTCCGGCAATGAACAGCCATATGTGGAGTAATCCTGCATTCCAAAGAAACTTACAGCAATTAAAGCAAGATGGAATCTTTGTAATGGATCCTGATACGGGCCGTTTAGCTGAAGGATATAATGGTAAGGGAAGAATGCCTGAACCAGCAGCAATCATGAACTGGATAAACTCATCTCTTCAAGTAAATGATGAATTAGCTGGTAAAAAAGTTGTAATTACTGCTGGCGGAACTATCTCCCCACTTGATCCTGTTCGTTATTTAGGCAATCGCTCTAGTGGAAAGATGGGACTGGCCTTAGCAAATGCAGCTCTTAGGGCTGGTGCAGAAGTTGTTTTGATTGTAGGACATGTTTCAGTTCCTATTCCTGAGTCATCAAAAATGATGGTTATTCATGTAGAGACGACTGAAGAAATGCTTGCAGCTGTGAAGAAAGCTTTTTCTACTGCGGATGCTTTAATTATGGCGGCTGCTGTAGCGGATTATGAGCCAGTGAACTACATAGATCATAAAATTAAAAAGCAAGATCAAGGAGATAAACTAAAAATTTATTTAAAAGAAACTCCTGATATCTTAAAAACAATGGGAAGTTTAAAGCAAGAACAGCAAGTTGTGGTTGGTTTTGCAGCTGAAACAAATGATTTACTCGAAAATGCGACTAAAAAGTTGAAAAATAAAAATGCAGATATGATTGTAGCCAATAATGTTAGTCAGGGAGTATTTGGAAGCGATAGGGATAAGGTTACGGTATTAAGAAAAGATAAAGCAAATGAAAATATCGCAGAGACAACTAAAGTAGAAATAGCTAAGAAAATAATTACTTTAGTTGCTGAAGAGCTTGAAAGTAGGAAAGTTATAAAATGA
- a CDS encoding alpha/beta fold hydrolase, whose product MLFKTSDNVEINYQLTGKGKNIVLVNGFGAYQEIWSAQVPFLNKLEYQVLTYDHRNMGKSQRTEKGHTIERLTQDLNELTSFLKIKQAIFMGHSMGASIIFCLMKNNPKLVKQALLIDQSPKMLDDENWKYGFMDYTKENYLKKCQERPRVHETYNGLDDNVYAKLMKAKKANPFNRKDNVDLLENHMSLDWRRVLEKTTIPTTFFVAKESPYYREGYEKKLEQKNSRINSFIMSPTGHVIMAEIPQQFNIKLKDILK is encoded by the coding sequence ATGCTATTTAAGACAAGTGATAATGTAGAAATTAATTACCAGTTAACGGGAAAAGGAAAAAATATTGTTTTGGTTAACGGCTTTGGAGCCTATCAAGAAATATGGTCAGCACAAGTCCCATTTTTAAATAAATTAGAGTATCAAGTTTTAACTTATGATCACAGAAATATGGGAAAAAGCCAACGAACAGAAAAAGGTCATACTATCGAACGTTTGACACAAGATTTGAATGAATTGACATCATTTTTGAAAATCAAACAAGCTATTTTTATGGGACATTCAATGGGCGCTTCTATCATCTTTTGTTTAATGAAAAATAATCCAAAGCTGGTTAAACAAGCATTGTTAATAGATCAGTCACCTAAAATGCTTGATGATGAAAATTGGAAATATGGCTTTATGGATTATACAAAAGAAAATTATTTAAAAAAATGCCAAGAAAGGCCACGGGTTCATGAAACATATAATGGCTTGGATGATAATGTGTATGCTAAGTTAATGAAGGCCAAGAAAGCCAATCCATTTAATAGAAAAGATAATGTAGATTTGCTTGAAAATCATATGTCATTAGATTGGCGAAGAGTTTTAGAAAAAACAACAATTCCAACTACTTTTTTTGTTGCAAAGGAAAGTCCTTATTATCGAGAGGGATATGAAAAGAAGCTTGAACAAAAGAATAGCCGAATAAATAGCTTTATTATGTCACCAACGGGACATGTAATTATGGCGGAAATTCCACAGCAATTTAATATAAAGTTAAAAGATATTTTAAAGTGA
- a CDS encoding metal ABC transporter solute-binding protein, Zn/Mn family, with amino-acid sequence MRKHYQKIFALFFAISSLVLILTGCSKKENSSNKISIVTSTNIYADIAQNVLGKYGKATAIITNSATDPHDFEPTTADAKKVQNAKIVVANGLGYDSWLPKLAKSTNKSAVLVGEDLMNLKNGANPHIWFDLNMPKKYVNYLVERLSKIDKKHAAYYKENGKEYLAKINKIQKIADSIDGAKQKPVYVSEPVFDYALNATHFKIGDKAFEEAIENETDPSAKIIHQMNQTINNRGISFFVKNSQVSSSTVNNFVKRAKSKNIPILQVRETIPNNTSYIKWMTENYQNLANINKKLD; translated from the coding sequence ATGAGAAAACATTATCAAAAGATTTTTGCTCTCTTTTTTGCAATTAGTAGTCTTGTTTTAATTCTTACTGGCTGCTCAAAAAAAGAAAATTCATCAAATAAAATTTCTATCGTAACAAGTACTAATATTTATGCCGACATCGCGCAAAATGTCTTAGGAAAATATGGTAAAGCAACTGCTATTATTACTAACAGTGCTACTGATCCACATGACTTTGAACCAACAACTGCAGACGCAAAAAAAGTTCAAAATGCAAAAATTGTTGTTGCTAACGGTTTGGGCTATGATTCTTGGCTTCCTAAGCTTGCTAAATCAACTAATAAGTCTGCTGTTTTAGTTGGCGAAGATTTAATGAATCTAAAAAATGGCGCAAATCCGCATATTTGGTTTGATTTAAACATGCCTAAAAAATATGTTAACTATTTAGTTGAGCGACTCTCTAAAATAGACAAAAAACATGCAGCTTACTACAAAGAAAATGGGAAGGAATATCTTGCAAAAATCAATAAGATACAAAAAATTGCAGATTCTATTGATGGTGCAAAACAAAAGCCAGTATATGTCAGCGAGCCAGTGTTTGACTATGCCTTAAATGCTACTCACTTTAAGATTGGTGATAAAGCTTTTGAAGAAGCAATTGAAAATGAAACAGATCCAAGTGCCAAAATTATTCATCAAATGAACCAAACAATTAATAATCGTGGAATTTCTTTCTTTGTTAAAAATTCTCAAGTAAGCAGTTCAACTGTTAATAATTTTGTAAAAAGAGCTAAGTCAAAAAATATTCCAATCTTGCAAGTTCGTGAAACCATCCCCAACAATACAAGTTACATAAAATGGATGACAGAAAATTATCAGAATTTAGCAAATATTAATAAAAAACTAGACTAA
- the cdaA gene encoding diadenylate cyclase CdaA, which produces MKFNIEQIFTWQNLMNIIDILIVWYIIYRLIMLVRGTKAVQLVKGISLIILVRIVAGLLHLHTLTYFVDQILSWSVIGIIVIFQPEIRRGLEHLGRSPIFGGTTMTEKQAAEKMIGELDKAIQYMSKRRIGALITIQQNTGLEDYIETGIPIDADITGELLINIFIPNTPLHDGAVIIRNNRIAVAAAYLPLSDNSMIPKKLGTRHRAAVGISEVTDAITIVVSEETGGVTITRNSQFMLDLTREEYLKYLNAQLVPKEEEEKPKWYQRIVNHVWNWGSNKK; this is translated from the coding sequence ATGAAGTTTAATATTGAGCAAATATTTACCTGGCAAAACCTGATGAATATTATTGATATTTTAATTGTATGGTACATTATCTACCGTTTAATTATGTTGGTAAGAGGGACTAAAGCAGTTCAATTAGTTAAAGGGATATCATTAATTATTCTGGTTAGAATTGTAGCTGGGTTGTTACATTTACATACGTTAACGTATTTTGTCGATCAAATTCTTTCTTGGTCAGTAATTGGAATAATTGTTATTTTCCAGCCAGAAATTAGGCGTGGCTTAGAGCATTTAGGTAGATCACCAATTTTTGGTGGGACTACAATGACTGAAAAGCAAGCTGCTGAAAAGATGATTGGAGAATTAGATAAAGCAATTCAGTATATGTCAAAGAGAAGAATTGGTGCTTTGATCACGATTCAACAAAATACAGGACTAGAGGACTATATTGAAACCGGTATTCCAATTGATGCTGATATCACTGGTGAATTATTAATCAACATTTTTATACCTAATACGCCATTGCACGATGGTGCCGTAATCATTCGCAATAATCGAATAGCAGTTGCTGCAGCTTATTTACCTCTTTCTGATAATAGTATGATTCCTAAAAAACTTGGGACACGTCACCGTGCAGCTGTTGGTATCTCAGAAGTTACCGATGCAATTACTATCGTTGTTTCAGAGGAAACCGGTGGAGTAACTATTACTCGTAATAGCCAGTTTATGCTTGATCTAACTAGAGAAGAATATTTGAAATATTTAAATGCTCAATTAGTTCCAAAAGAGGAAGAAGAAAAGCCAAAGTGGTATCAAAGAATTGTAAATCATGTTTGGAATTGGGGGTCAAATAAAAAATGA
- a CDS encoding VanZ family protein, whose product MKKTLLTKREIIFVCLMIAVLLGLFISSSMTYHEQEMSPGFIHRHFPIIERIVGNWNIYYGGRWHNAVLDNGEAGMTQFVMRKFAHFSSYFLVGLFACLGLDRLFKKWCGPLFIWLGIIGLAGLDEFHQYLTGDRTPSVHDVALDSAGALLAILICIFGYWLRHRAEKSNS is encoded by the coding sequence ATGAAAAAAACTTTGTTAACTAAGCGAGAAATTATTTTTGTATGTTTAATGATTGCTGTATTACTGGGATTGTTTATTTCTAGTTCAATGACTTATCATGAGCAAGAGATGTCACCAGGATTTATACATCGTCATTTTCCAATTATTGAAAGAATAGTAGGAAATTGGAATATTTATTATGGTGGACGATGGCATAATGCAGTTTTGGACAATGGTGAAGCTGGGATGACACAGTTTGTCATGAGAAAATTTGCTCACTTTTCATCTTATTTTTTAGTGGGTTTGTTTGCTTGTTTGGGATTAGATCGATTGTTTAAGAAATGGTGTGGTCCTTTATTTATTTGGCTAGGTATCATTGGTTTGGCGGGATTAGACGAATTTCACCAGTATTTAACTGGAGATAGAACACCCAGTGTTCATGATGTAGCGCTTGATTCAGCTGGTGCACTTTTAGCGATCTTAATTTGTATTTTTGGTTATTGGCTTAGACATCGTGCAGAAAAAAGCAATTCCTAG